Within Candidatus Bathyarchaeota archaeon, the genomic segment AGGAGAGGCTTATGTGCCTCAGGGAGGCTGGGCGTCGTGGGGAAGAAGGGTCAAGGTGAAGTTGGGTCGGCTGAGCTTGTGAGCATAATTTCGAGGGGCACTCTCGTTAGGGTTAGGGGTCTTGCCCTCAGGAGAGGGGTTTGGTTTAATGCGCTTAGCAGGGCTGAGCGTGCCATGGTCGACCTTACCATTTCATTTGTGAAGAGTGTCAGGAGTGCGGAGCTGGCCAAGGCATTGACGGCCATAGTCATTAAGTTGAAGAGGGCTTTGGAGAGTAGGGTTGAGGGCTTGGTGAGGTCATTTGGCCGCTCAGCTGCTATGAGGCTATCTTTCATAGCCCAGAGTTGGGGGAACCGTTTGGCGGGTCTCTGGGCTTCGGATGAGGGTTTCTCCAGATATTTGGCGATCATGTATCTTAATCAAGGTTTGGGGGTTGGTTCTATCTGAGCATTGAGAGCTCCTCAGAGGCTCCTACGCTTTTGCGTGTCTTCAAGAGAGTTGAGGCCTCTGGGCAGCCGCATTCTAGGATGGCTGACGATGTAACCGTTGTCCTTCCCACCTTGAATGAGGAGGATGCTATAGGCTCGGTGATAGATGAGATTAGGGGCGCTGGGTATGATAAGGTTCTGGTTGTTGATGGTTATTCTAAGGATAGGACTGTTGAGATTGCTAGGAGTAAAGGGGTGACTGTGATTAGCCAGCATGGTGAGGGGAAGGCCGGTGCGATTAGGACGGCGATTGAGAATGTGAAGACGAAGTATATGCTTGTTATGGATGCGGATGAGACTTATGATCCGAATGATATTTCTAAGATGGTTGCTGCTGCTTTGAGTTGCGGGGACTGTGATGAGGTGATCGGTTGGAGGCGGGACCGTAGGAATATCCCGCTGGCCCATAGGTTTGGGAATTGGGTCTTGGGTTTCGCTTTAAGCCTCATGATGGGGCGTAGAGTGAACGATCCATGCAGCGGGATCTATCTTCTCAAAACTGAGGTGGCTAGGCGGCTAGAGTTGACTGCTACGGGGTTTGGGGTTGAGGCTGAGATAGTTTGCCAGATATGTGCACATGGCAGGCTTGTCGAAGTCCCGGTGAGTTATAGGAAGAGGAAGGGTGTGGGGAAGCTGAGGACATGGAGAGACGGTCTTCATATTCTTGGCACAATTATTAAGATGATGTGGCTCTATAATCCAGTCTTCATGTTCTCCGCTTTTGCCTCGTTATCCGCTGTTCCAGGCTTGATCATACTCTTGCAGCAGTTGACCCTTAGGTATCTTTATGGCGCTGAGGCCTGGTCGCTTGGTTGGGCCTGGCTTGGGCTTGTTCTCCTCATTATTGGGCTTCAAGGCCTATCTGTTGCGACGATCTCTCTCCAGTTGAAGAGGCTTGAGCGTAGGATGTTAGGGACGATCGCCAGGTCTTAGCTATATTATAAATAATATGGAGCAGACGTGTTGGAACCTTTAATCCATTTTATTCTTCCATTTGTCGCCCTGACTCTTTCCGGCGTTGGGTGGAAGAGGTCTCTCCTCTTCTCATTCTTCGCTCTCCTGCCAGATCTTGACATTTTTATCCTTGTCCATAGATCGATCTCGCATTCGCTTCTTGTAATCTCTGGGGCTGCTCTGCCACTTCTATTCTTGTCACGTAGATTTCGTCCCGGGTTGCAGCGTTATGTCCTTTTAGCCTTCTTATGCACGGTTTCGCACCTCGTTCTGGATGTTTTTGCCGGTTACACGCCGATCCTTTGGCCGCTTTATATGCAGCTTGTTTGGGTTAAGGTGGAGTTCTCGGTGCATATGAGCAGTCTCCTAAGCGTGTCTTTGAATGCAGGTGTTGTAACTAAGCCTACAACCTTTCCGCAGTTGCAGTATATTGATGCCCCCCTCTTCACTGGCGAGGGGCTGATGGTCTCAGCGGTCTTACTTGCACCGATCCTGTACCGGGCGGTAGCCAGTTTTTCTAGGGCTCGTTAAGATAGATCTGAAGGTCTGGTTTTTCTTTGGTCGAGATTCTGAAACTTTGGTAGGAGGCTTGGTGTTTTGAGTTGGGTTCTTGATGAGGAGGTTCTTGCGGTCATATCGGCGATCGTGCTGGTCTCAACGGTCTTTGCGGTGGTCCAGGTCTTCAATGCTGGAAGAGTTGTTGAGCCTTTCTCCGAGCTTGGTCTGCTTGGTCCAGATGGATTGATCGGCGGCTATCCCAAGGAGGTTTCGGTTGGGCAGCCATTCCGTCTGAATGTATATGTTGGGAACCATGAGGGCAGAGTCATGTACTATTTGGTTCTTGTGAAGGTTGGGGATAACTCTTCGACGATAAATGATTCGTCCCCCCTCAATGCTGATGCCATTTTGGAGATTAGGACCGTTTTAACGCATAATTCTTCTGTGGTTGTCCCAGTCAATGTGACGCTTTACGAGCCTGGCTTGAATC encodes:
- a CDS encoding metal-dependent hydrolase, producing MEPLIHFILPFVALTLSGVGWKRSLLFSFFALLPDLDIFILVHRSISHSLLVISGAALPLLFLSRRFRPGLQRYVLLAFLCTVSHLVLDVFAGYTPILWPLYMQLVWVKVEFSVHMSSLLSVSLNAGVVTKPTTFPQLQYIDAPLFTGEGLMVSAVLLAPILYRAVASFSRAR
- a CDS encoding glycosyltransferase family 2 protein, producing the protein MRVFKRVEASGQPHSRMADDVTVVLPTLNEEDAIGSVIDEIRGAGYDKVLVVDGYSKDRTVEIARSKGVTVISQHGEGKAGAIRTAIENVKTKYMLVMDADETYDPNDISKMVAAALSCGDCDEVIGWRRDRRNIPLAHRFGNWVLGFALSLMMGRRVNDPCSGIYLLKTEVARRLELTATGFGVEAEIVCQICAHGRLVEVPVSYRKRKGVGKLRTWRDGLHILGTIIKMMWLYNPVFMFSAFASLSAVPGLIILLQQLTLRYLYGAEAWSLGWAWLGLVLLIIGLQGLSVATISLQLKRLERRMLGTIARS